A genomic window from Pecten maximus chromosome 4, xPecMax1.1, whole genome shotgun sequence includes:
- the LOC117326220 gene encoding very-long-chain enoyl-CoA reductase-like, with amino-acid sequence MEITVLHPRSGKTLATLTNISTGSSISDVKREYEKKFPKYYPTRQAFKSDPKGKTLKDDVRLTSIDFTKPGTLYFKDLGPQVGWTTVFLTEYSGPLIAYLIFYARPAIIYGAAASQPRSWVVNLAAACFSFHYVKRLLETVFVHRFSNATMPIMNIFKNSTYYWGFAAFISYYINHPLYTLPTYGNTQVYSALAGFIFGELGNFSIHMAFRSLRPPGTKERRIPRATSNPFTTMFNFVSCPNYTYEVVSWISFSVMTQCFPALLFTTCGFYQMAVWALGKHRNYKKEFKDYPRNRKSIVPFLL; translated from the exons ATGGAG ATAACAGTACTTCATCCAAGATCTGGGAAGACCCTGGCCACGTTAACCAAT ATTTCCACAGGGTCCAGTATTTCTGATGTGAAAAGAGAGTATGAGAAGAAAT ttcCCAAGTATTACCCGACCCGTCAGGCATTTAAAAGTGATCCTA AGGGAAAGACACTCAAAGATGATGTGAGATTGACCAGTATAGACTTCACAAAGCCAGGAACTTTATATTTCAAAGATCTCGGGCCGCAAGTCGGCTGGACCACA GTATTTTTGACAGAATACTCTGGTCCTCTGATAGCTTACCTTATCTTCTACGCCCGCCCGGCCATCATATACGGAGCTGCAGCTTCCCAGCCAAGGTCATGGGTAGTCAA CCTAGCTGCTGCCTGTTTTTCCTTCCACTACGTTAAACGACTCCTGGAGACCGTCTTTGTCCACCGCTTCTCCAATGCCACCATGCCCATCATGAATATTTTCAAG AACAGTACCTACTACTGGGGATTTGCGGCATTTATCAGTTACTACATCAATCATCCTCTATATACCCTACCGA CTTACGGTAATACCCAGGTATACAGTGCCCTTGCTGGTTTTATT TTTGGTGAACTTGGGAACTTCTCTATACACATGGCGTTCAGGAGTCTCCGACCACCAG GGACAAAGGAGAGGCGTATCCCCCGAGCGACCTCTAACCCCTTCACTACCATGTTCAACTTCGTGTCATGTCCTAATTATACATATGAGGTGGTGTCTTGGATCAgcttcagtgtgatgacacaaTGTTTTCCAG CCCTGTTGTTCACCACCTGTGGGTTTTATCAGATGGCAGTGTGGGCTCTGGGTAAACATAGGAATTACAAGAAAGAGTTCAAAGACTACCCAAGGAACAGGAAGAGCATTGTACCATTCCTTCTGTAA